Proteins encoded by one window of Fusobacterium russii ATCC 25533:
- the thrS gene encoding threonine--tRNA ligase — protein MLIKFLDGQIREYENNINMFEIAKGISNSLAKKSVGAKIDGKNVDMSYVLDHDAAVEFIDIESPEGEDIVRHSTAHLMAQAVLRLYPDTKVTIGPVIENGFYYDFDPVEQFTEEDLLKIEEEMKKIVKENIKLEKFVLPRDEAIEYFKNVDKNKYKVEIVEAIPQDEQVSFYKQGDFTDLCRGTHVPSTGYLKAFKLRTVAGAYWRGDSKNKMLQRIYGYSFSNEDRLKKHLKFMEEAEKRDHRKLGKELELFFLSEYGPGFPFFLPKGMVFRNVLIDLWRREHEKAGYDQLETPIMLNKELWETSGHWFNYRENMYTSEIDELEFAIKPMNCPGGVLAFKHQLHSYKDLPARLAELGKVHRHEFSGALHGLMRVRSFTQDDSHIFMTPEQVQDEIIGVVNLIDKFYSKLFGFEYSIELSTKPEKSIGSQEIWDMAESALAGALDKLGREYKINPGDGAFYGPKLDFKIKDAIGRTWQCGTIQLDFNLPERFDVTYIGEDGEKHRPVMLHRVIYGSIERFIGILIEHYAGAFPMWLAPVQVKVLTINDDCVPYAKEIMKKLEELGIRAELDDRSETIGYKIREANGRYKIPMQLIIGKAEVENKTVNVRRFGSQEQVSKSLEDFYNYVVDEAAIKFDK, from the coding sequence ATGTTAATTAAATTTTTAGATGGACAAATTAGAGAATATGAAAATAATATTAATATGTTTGAGATAGCAAAAGGAATTTCAAATTCTCTTGCAAAAAAATCCGTAGGAGCAAAAATAGATGGGAAAAATGTAGATATGTCTTATGTGTTAGACCACGATGCAGCTGTTGAGTTTATAGATATTGAAAGTCCGGAAGGTGAAGATATAGTAAGACATTCGACAGCACACTTAATGGCACAGGCAGTTTTAAGATTATATCCAGATACAAAGGTTACAATAGGTCCTGTAATAGAAAATGGATTTTATTATGATTTTGACCCGGTAGAACAATTTACTGAGGAAGATTTATTAAAAATAGAAGAGGAAATGAAAAAAATTGTAAAAGAAAATATAAAATTAGAAAAATTTGTTTTACCTAGAGATGAGGCAATAGAATATTTTAAAAATGTAGATAAAAATAAATATAAAGTTGAGATTGTTGAGGCTATCCCACAAGATGAACAGGTTTCTTTCTATAAGCAAGGTGATTTTACAGATCTTTGTAGGGGAACTCATGTTCCTTCAACTGGCTATTTAAAAGCCTTTAAATTAAGAACAGTTGCGGGAGCATATTGGAGAGGCGATTCTAAAAATAAAATGCTTCAAAGAATTTATGGGTATTCATTTTCAAATGAAGACAGATTAAAAAAGCATTTAAAATTTATGGAAGAAGCTGAGAAAAGAGATCACAGAAAATTAGGTAAAGAGCTTGAATTATTCTTTTTAAGCGAATATGGACCGGGTTTTCCATTCTTTTTACCAAAAGGTATGGTATTTAGAAATGTACTTATAGATCTTTGGAGAAGGGAACACGAAAAGGCAGGCTATGACCAATTAGAAACTCCTATTATGTTAAATAAAGAATTGTGGGAAACATCAGGACACTGGTTTAATTACAGAGAAAATATGTATACATCGGAAATAGATGAACTTGAATTTGCAATAAAGCCTATGAACTGTCCCGGAGGAGTTTTAGCATTTAAACATCAACTTCATTCATATAAAGATTTACCGGCAAGACTTGCAGAGCTAGGAAAAGTTCATAGACATGAGTTTTCAGGAGCTTTACATGGACTTATGAGAGTGAGGTCTTTCACTCAAGATGATTCACATATTTTTATGACACCGGAGCAAGTACAAGATGAAATTATTGGAGTTGTAAATTTAATAGATAAATTTTATAGTAAATTATTCGGTTTTGAATATAGTATAGAACTTTCAACTAAGCCTGAAAAATCTATAGGTTCTCAAGAAATTTGGGATATGGCGGAGAGTGCTCTTGCAGGTGCACTTGATAAACTTGGAAGAGAGTACAAAATAAATCCCGGAGATGGAGCATTTTACGGTCCTAAGCTTGATTTCAAGATTAAAGATGCCATAGGCAGAACTTGGCAGTGTGGAACTATACAGCTTGATTTTAATTTACCTGAAAGATTTGATGTAACTTATATAGGAGAAGATGGAGAAAAACATAGACCTGTAATGCTGCATAGAGTTATATACGGTTCAATAGAAAGATTCATAGGAATTTTAATTGAGCACTATGCAGGGGCATTCCCTATGTGGTTGGCACCGGTTCAAGTAAAAGTTTTAACAATAAATGATGACTGTGTTCCTTATGCTAAAGAAATTATGAAAAAATTGGAAGAATTAGGAATAAGAGCAGAATTGGATGACAGATCAGAAACTATAGGATATAAAATAAGAGAGGCTAATGGAAGATATAAAATTCCTATGCAGCTTATAATAGGAAAGGCTGAAGTTGAAAATAAAACAGTCAATGTCAGAAGATTTGGTTCACAGGAACAAGTTTCAAAATCATTGGAAGATTTTTATAACTATGTTGTGGACGAAGCTGCAATAAAATTTGATAAATAA